The genomic segment CACTGGCCGTCATGGACGGCCGCTAAGGAAAGCCGGTAAACCGGCTTCTTCCGGTACCCACTTTACCCCCGTTGTCAGCGGTGTTCACTTTTGCTGTGACTGACGCTGCCCTGTTCCGGTCCATAAACAAGGGGCGGCTGAAGCCTGATGCCTGCACCCGTTCGCACTCCCTCCCGCTGGTCAGTCGCTTGCGCTGCGGCTTTGTCATCCCCCTTGTTTCCGTCCCCGGTGGAACAGGGCGGTCATGTGTCACAGCAACGTGCTCCCCGCCTTCCGGAAACGGAAAAGGGAGGACACCAGAAAGAAGCCTAAGGGGGCCATCATGACCACGACCACAGCGACCATTTCCCAGACTGAGCAGGTAACTCGTATTGAAATCACCCACCCACGCCAGCGCCAGGTGTTCGTGCCGCGCCTGTTCTCGACGCCGTTTGGCGAGCAACTGGTGCAGTCATTTCTGGACAGACACAGCAACTACGACGGCGGCATGTGGCAATTCTGGGAAGTGCCGCGCGGGATTAGCGGCCACGTTGGCCCATATACAGACATCATCACTACCCGCCCGACCGGGTATATGACCCCGCCCGAGGGAACCTACCAGCTGAGCATTCCAGGTAGTTATTTTGATGAAGAAGTCTCCGCAGACGCTGCCGGGATCATTGCCACGCTGTTCGTACTTAACCAGTTGTGCTGGAAGACTTACGAGATGGGGGCGGAATACGCGCAGACCTGTCAGAACCTGGCTGACCGCCAGGATGCCCTGAAAGACTACGTGAGCATTATTGGGCATCCGGAACGCAGCAAAATTTTCCGCGCCATTGACTGACACCGCCAGGACCCGGGCAGGGTGCCCGGGTCCAATAAGGAGAACGAGAACATGATTAACGCATCCGAAGTAATGGAAGGGCTGACGATTCTGGCCCGCTGGCTTGAAGACAATATCAACTGTGAATCAGAATTCTGTTTTGATGACCCGGAGATCGGGACGGATTTCGAAAAAATCCTGCCCTGCGTGGAAGCCGCGCTATCACTGATGGCCGCTACGTTACCCAACGACGGGCAGGAACCCGGCAGTGAGATCCGGATTCGTGCTCAGGGGGAAGCCAACAGCTATGTACTGCTAAAAGAAAATACCTGGTTTGCTCAGGTACTGATGAATGGCGAAATGACCACGACCCGACAGGAAGGTTGTTTACGGGCGATGGTCGCGGGGCTGAATAACGAGCGCGGAGCTGAATAAGATGGCAGATACGATAACGGGGATCAGGGTGCTGGCTGCGATGGTCATTGAAAGAGACTGGCCGACTTTCAGGGAACCGGATAACGCTGACCGATCAGCTATGGCCGCAGAAACACTCTGCTACTTCGCCCGCCAGACTGGGCTGGCCCGCAGCGATGAATCCGTAGACACCATCATGGTGGATCTAATCACCGATTTGATGCACCTGTGTGACAAGCTGGACATCGATTTTTCTGGGGTGCTAACAGTTTCGGCTATGCACTATGACGATGAGTCTAAAGGCTGATCTGCGGCCCCTGCTGAAGCCCCCCGCGCATCGAGCGCGGGTACTTCAGAACCCTGTCAGCCAGAGTTGTGCCAGTCATTCAGGGCAGTATTCTCTGAAGCATCTCAAGGGCTTTCGATTTGCTGACCTGAGGGCGTGACATGAGCGGCATCAGACCCTGCACTGAAAGTGTGATTGTGGCCAACTCTATGGCCCGCTTAACTTCAGGTGCGTTTTCGTAGTCTTTGTAAGAACGCAGGCAAACGCCCAGCTCCTCTGCAGCTCTGTCACGGCTCCAGCAAAGGCTTTTTCGCCATAATCTGAGTTCAAATCCGGTCATTTGATACCTAAAAAAAGTGCAGTAGTTGCACTTATTCTAACTCAATATTCATTCGGATTTCGAGGCATAAAAGCGGCACAATCAAAGAAATTCAAACCCGTCCGGGCCCCTTCGGCTTCCCGGTGAACCGGGGCGTCGCCTGCACTTCGCCTGGTGTCCACTCAGTGGTCACCAGGCTCCGCGGAGCCAGGACGAGGCCAGTCTCCGTCCCGTTGGGATAGCAAGCGATGCCTGAAGGGCGACGTGAGCAGCTGCCGTACCGGCAGCGCCACTTTCACTGGCCGTCATGGACGGCCGCTAAGGAAAGCCGGTAAACCGGCTTCTTCCGGTACCCACTTTACCCCCGTTGTCAGCGGTGTTCACTTTTGCTGTGACTGACGCTGCCCTGTTCCGGTCCATAAACAAGGGGCGGCTGAAGCCTGATGCCTGCACCCGTTCGCACTCCCTCCCGCTGGTCAGTCGCTTGCGCTGCGGCTTTGTCATCCCCCTTGTTTCCGTCCCCGGTGGAACAGGGCGGTCATGTGTCACAGCAACGTGCTCCCCGCCTTCCGGAAACGGATAAAGGGGACACCAGAAAGAAGCCGAAGGGCACAACCAGTGAGGAAATGAGCAATGAACGTAATGGCATTCTGGAGCAAATCTTGTGGATTCAACGGCTGGCGTGAAGCGTACTTCGTAGAAGGTGCGTGGCGCACCACGGCCTGTGCCACGTCAAAGACGCTGGAGGAGTTGAATGCTCATGGCGATCACTGGGAGCTGATAACTGTGGAAGAGGCGCAGGCCCGCTTTGCCCGTGCAAATTATCAGCCGGTGTCCGAAATCGATGAAGCGCGGTTTATTGACATGCTGGAAGTGCTTCCGCCGCTCGACTGGCGCGGAACGGCTGACAACCAGTCAT from the Serratia fonticola genome contains:
- a CDS encoding antirestriction protein, coding for MTTTTATISQTEQVTRIEITHPRQRQVFVPRLFSTPFGEQLVQSFLDRHSNYDGGMWQFWEVPRGISGHVGPYTDIITTRPTGYMTPPEGTYQLSIPGSYFDEEVSADAAGIIATLFVLNQLCWKTYEMGAEYAQTCQNLADRQDALKDYVSIIGHPERSKIFRAID